A region from the Bactrocera dorsalis isolate Fly_Bdor chromosome 1, ASM2337382v1, whole genome shotgun sequence genome encodes:
- the LOC125777701 gene encoding uncharacterized protein LOC125777701, whose amino-acid sequence MKGSTGGFSKGALARKLKSDRRLAAKIVERYGGEHAGQVSEQHANTLEWAKKVLSESETDGSRLEANRHETAGGQENPGPPPKCVSAGWHHGLHKLTRCADERSAILYKKAVSLVGEVWKGARLEAVDKEDLPLRPRARVWLPAEPSTAKEIEEILRYCNPTLPAHDWRVLRLERTNEPYRQALIMLNAESIGPLSRTKGAISYGFEMVVLKVLPTDARADGAQAADAGEKGEGVSDGQTTTESDPSLSDVESTGGGSSIGDSVFSLEQLFEEVRVDHDLSAELALLEDSLKDEIPPD is encoded by the exons ATGAAGGGGTCCACAGGGGGCTTTAGCAAAGGGGCTTTAGCTAGGAAGCTGAAGTCGGACCGTCGATTAGCGGCAAAAATAGTGGAACGCTACGGTGGTGAGCATGCTGGTCAGGTATCTGAGCAGCATGCTAACACGCTGGAGTGGGCCAAGAAGGTGTTAAGCGAGAGCGAGACCGATGGGTCACGACTCGAAGCGAATAGACACGAAACAGCG GGTGGTCAAGAAAACCCTGGGCCACCCCCAAAATGCGTTAGTGCCGGCTGGCATCATGGGCTGCACAAGCTGACTAGGTGCGCCGATGAAAGATCGGCCATCTTATACAAGAAGGCAGTCTCTCTGGTGGGGGAGGTTTGGAAGGGGGCCAGACTGGAGGCCGTGGACAAAGAGGATCTTCCTCTTCGCCCTAGGGCTCGCGTCTGGTTACCGGCCGAACCGTCCACTGCGAAGGAGATAGAGGAAATCCTCAGGTACTGCAACCCCACACTCCCCGCGCACGACTGGAGGGTTTTAAGGCTGGAGAGAACCAATGAACCATATCGGCAAGCGCTGATAATGCTTAACGCGGAGTCCATCGGTCCTCTCAGCAGAACCAAGGGAGCCATCAGCTATGGGTTCGAAATGGTGGTACTGAAGGTACTCCCAACGGATGCCAGGGCTGATGGCGCTCAAGCTGCAGATGCGGGGGAGAAGGGAGAAGGCGTTAGCGATGGTCAAACGACCACGGAAAGCGACCCAAGCCTCTCGGACGTGGAGAGTACTGGAGGCGGATCGTCGATCGGCGACTCCGTTTTCAGCCTCGAACAATTGTTTGAGGAGGTGAGGGTCGATCATGACCTAAGCGCTGAACTGGCGCTTCTAGAGGATAGTCTGAAGGATGAGattcctccagattaa